From one Catenuloplanes nepalensis genomic stretch:
- a CDS encoding LysR family transcriptional regulator, protein MDLDLLGTFLDVYRTGSLSAAATAGGVSQPAVSGRLARLEERVGEPLFDRTPRGVSPTARADDLARRIAPHLDALRGAVRTDGGPEAPEPLGTVHLAGPAELMSLRVLPALGPLIAQGLSVRASFGLAEDLLAALLRCEHDLVVSAIRPTARSLRATPLIDEQFVLVATPALARTVEAALITVDPITALAHLPLVAYAEDLPIIRRYWRSEFGRRPPNRVVLTVPDLRAVLSAVVAGVGASVLPRYLAEPAMASGSVIQLHRSMIEPLNTLYLVTKLGYTEPSAERVHAHLLDHARQWGSL, encoded by the coding sequence GTGGACCTCGACCTCCTGGGCACGTTCCTGGACGTGTACCGCACCGGATCGCTCTCCGCCGCCGCGACCGCGGGCGGCGTGAGTCAGCCTGCCGTGTCCGGGCGGCTGGCCCGGCTGGAGGAGCGGGTCGGCGAGCCCCTCTTCGACCGGACGCCGCGGGGCGTGAGCCCCACCGCCCGCGCGGACGATCTGGCCCGCCGGATCGCGCCGCACCTGGACGCGCTGCGCGGCGCGGTGCGAACCGACGGCGGGCCGGAGGCGCCGGAGCCGCTCGGCACCGTGCACCTGGCCGGCCCGGCCGAGCTGATGAGCCTGCGCGTGCTGCCCGCGCTCGGCCCGCTGATCGCGCAGGGGCTGTCGGTCCGCGCGTCGTTCGGGCTGGCCGAGGACCTGCTCGCCGCGCTGCTGCGGTGCGAGCACGACCTGGTGGTCTCCGCGATCCGGCCGACCGCACGGTCGCTGCGCGCCACGCCGCTGATCGACGAGCAGTTCGTGCTCGTCGCGACGCCCGCGCTGGCCCGGACCGTGGAGGCGGCGTTGATCACGGTCGACCCGATCACCGCGTTGGCCCACCTGCCGCTGGTGGCGTACGCGGAGGATCTGCCGATCATCCGGCGCTACTGGCGCTCCGAGTTCGGCCGCCGCCCGCCGAACCGCGTCGTGCTCACCGTGCCCGACCTGCGCGCGGTCCTCTCGGCCGTGGTGGCCGGCGTGGGCGCGTCGGTGCTACCGCGATACCTGGCCGAGCCGGCGATGGCGTCCGGCTCGGTGATCCAGCTGCACCGGTCCATGATCGAGCCGCTGAACACGCTCTACCTGGTGACGAAGCTGGGCTACACCGAGCCGTCGGCCGAGCGGGTGCACGCACATCTGCTGGACCACGCCCGGCAGTGGGGCTCGCTCTAG